A part of Mesorhizobium japonicum MAFF 303099 genomic DNA contains:
- a CDS encoding PAN domain-containing protein, producing MLAFGITRTTARLLFAVAVAAVLTTGARLADAQADSGFFDYPQTTLDGEISANMAVPLEHCKEICSERSGCLGFDYSHEAGICRLFKTIARATANASRSAGTRSVVPGYRAPSNPPPNDAAATLLSRSWQCAPARENSNKLHLSWSVLFDRGWRKTDSEAAFVDRRTQTVRNTDANIVTTLSLEATFQVDWSRLGTVEIDRNVVTLQCVNDDSCIRSLVSTSLSTDCRGFCGGQPWTTEASISHQTLRFCNADAALNATVALRQLNPRVTVSSAKPQERRDPPLVCWITDPTGTPLNVRNRPFGDLTGEVLQNSRSIKVTQFSWDSRGHPWAAVPGGWSSAKYMTCQAPDPYE from the coding sequence ATGTTGGCGTTTGGCATCACGCGCACGACCGCAAGACTTCTCTTTGCGGTGGCAGTCGCCGCCGTCCTGACTACTGGAGCCAGGCTTGCGGACGCACAGGCCGACAGCGGGTTCTTCGACTATCCGCAGACCACGCTCGATGGAGAGATCAGCGCGAACATGGCCGTCCCCCTGGAGCACTGCAAGGAGATCTGCTCCGAGCGTTCGGGCTGCCTGGGATTCGATTACTCGCACGAGGCGGGCATCTGCAGGCTATTCAAGACTATCGCCAGGGCGACGGCGAACGCCTCGCGCTCGGCCGGGACCCGGAGTGTTGTCCCGGGCTACCGTGCGCCGTCCAACCCGCCCCCGAACGACGCGGCGGCCACGCTGCTCAGCCGCTCCTGGCAATGCGCGCCTGCGCGTGAGAACTCCAACAAACTGCACCTGTCGTGGAGCGTGCTTTTCGACCGCGGCTGGCGAAAGACCGACAGCGAAGCCGCTTTCGTCGACAGACGGACCCAGACTGTCCGAAACACCGATGCTAACATCGTCACGACGCTTTCGCTGGAGGCAACGTTCCAGGTGGATTGGTCTAGGCTCGGGACGGTCGAAATCGACCGAAACGTAGTCACCCTTCAATGCGTCAACGATGACAGCTGCATCCGCTCGCTTGTATCGACCAGCCTGTCGACCGACTGTCGCGGCTTTTGCGGCGGCCAACCCTGGACCACCGAAGCCAGCATCAGCCACCAGACGCTTCGGTTCTGCAACGCCGATGCGGCATTGAACGCAACGGTCGCGCTACGCCAGCTCAATCCCAGAGTGACGGTCTCCTCGGCTAAACCCCAGGAACGCCGTGATCCACCCCTGGTGTGCTGGATCACCGATCCGACTGGCACCCCGCTCAACGTCAGGAACAGGCCCTTTGGAGATCTGACCGGAGAGGTCCTCCAGAATTCCAGGTCCATCAAGGTGACCCAGTTCTCCTGGGATTCGAGAGGGCATCCATGGGCAGCCGTTCCGGGAGGCTGGTCGAGTGCGAAGTACATGACGTGCCAAGCGCCCGACCCCTACGAATGA
- a CDS encoding glycoside hydrolase family 3 N-terminal domain-containing protein, whose product MSRWIATFIAAACTLLGISAPLRADPAPEAHLRTANLHRAVEDGRLRQMIGQMVLVGFVGDSPDDDGYKRVVKQAEAGEITGVIYLGRNISSLEAVRQLNKGLQQYATAPLLVAIDQEGGRIQRLTGEVGFREVPSEATVAKTMSPDEASVVYQDLASDLSSLGFNLNLAPVVDLNVNPANPIIGKLGRSFSADPQKVEAYARAFIEAHRAKGVLTALKHFPGHGSSTKDSHKGIADVTKTWSDKELLPYKGLIASGDVDMVMAAHVINAKLAFSPDIPASLSRATLTTLLRDNMHFKGVVISDDMQMQAITDNVSFEDSVLRAVMAGNDILIFANDKHPDPAIPEKVAAILSEEAQRNPEMLDRIKTSYENVMRLKRKLGSAVSQETTVVRER is encoded by the coding sequence ATGTCGCGGTGGATCGCAACCTTCATAGCTGCCGCATGCACACTCCTTGGCATTTCCGCACCTCTGCGAGCTGACCCGGCGCCGGAAGCCCACCTGCGGACGGCCAACCTGCACCGCGCCGTCGAAGATGGCAGACTGCGCCAAATGATCGGACAGATGGTGCTGGTCGGCTTCGTCGGCGACAGTCCCGACGACGACGGATACAAGCGGGTCGTCAAACAGGCAGAGGCAGGTGAAATAACTGGCGTCATCTATCTGGGACGCAACATTTCGAGCCTTGAGGCCGTTCGGCAACTGAACAAGGGTTTGCAGCAATACGCCACGGCCCCCCTGCTTGTCGCCATCGATCAGGAGGGGGGCCGCATCCAGAGGCTTACCGGCGAGGTCGGGTTCAGGGAGGTGCCAAGCGAGGCGACCGTGGCAAAGACCATGAGTCCCGACGAGGCCAGCGTGGTTTACCAGGACCTCGCTTCAGATCTCTCAAGCCTGGGATTCAACCTCAATCTGGCCCCGGTCGTCGACCTCAACGTCAACCCGGCGAATCCCATCATCGGCAAGCTTGGCAGGAGCTTTTCCGCCGATCCGCAGAAAGTTGAAGCGTACGCCAGGGCTTTTATCGAAGCGCATCGCGCGAAGGGAGTGCTAACGGCCCTGAAACACTTCCCTGGACATGGCTCCAGCACCAAGGACAGCCACAAGGGTATTGCAGACGTCACCAAGACATGGAGCGACAAGGAGCTTCTGCCTTATAAGGGCCTGATCGCGTCGGGGGACGTCGACATGGTCATGGCCGCGCACGTGATAAACGCGAAGCTGGCCTTCTCCCCCGATATCCCCGCCTCGCTGTCCCGTGCGACGCTGACCACGCTTTTGCGCGACAACATGCACTTCAAGGGCGTGGTCATCAGCGATGACATGCAGATGCAGGCCATCACCGACAACGTCAGCTTCGAGGACTCGGTGCTCCGGGCGGTCATGGCTGGCAACGACATCCTGATTTTCGCCAACGACAAACACCCTGACCCGGCCATCCCGGAAAAGGTGGCCGCGATCCTTTCCGAGGAAGCGCAGCGGAATCCCGAAATGCTCGATCGCATCAAGACATCCTATGAAAACGTGATGCGCCTGAAAAGGAAGCTAGGATCGGCCGTTTCCCAGGAGACGACCGTGGTGAGGGAGCGATAG
- a CDS encoding PAN domain-containing protein, with the protein MAGIAVALLFLTLAGSGIAPKVSAEGQPDFWDYPGTALEGGTSAEFERPLDDCRRLCRERSGCAGFDHSSVTNICRLFTGIGSAQPNTLSTAGTRNRIPGYSDPRNAESWYYAAYSGVDLFGGDLVPKGMPAPNAENCRATCDSQNSCRAFTYNLEANRCFLKSGFDFVQTYALGWSGLYFKAGPAAPPPNLTVGWELFTTSAFIGDSAETYAASYEECMQQCSSNGQCGGFTWANARPNRCYLVYSSNLYPVRRKGMTSARKNSRTVQPDFVRPVSPRN; encoded by the coding sequence ATGGCGGGAATCGCTGTCGCGCTGCTATTCCTTACACTTGCAGGTTCTGGGATTGCACCAAAGGTGTCGGCTGAAGGCCAGCCGGATTTTTGGGACTATCCTGGGACAGCGCTAGAGGGAGGCACCAGCGCGGAGTTCGAACGGCCTTTGGACGACTGCCGGAGACTTTGCCGGGAACGTTCGGGTTGCGCGGGCTTCGACCATTCGTCAGTCACCAATATCTGCCGCCTATTCACCGGTATCGGCTCGGCTCAGCCCAACACGCTCTCTACCGCAGGCACCCGGAACCGGATTCCGGGCTACAGCGATCCGCGCAACGCCGAGTCCTGGTATTACGCGGCCTACAGCGGCGTCGACCTTTTTGGAGGCGACCTCGTCCCGAAAGGCATGCCCGCGCCCAATGCGGAAAACTGCCGGGCGACATGCGACAGCCAGAACTCGTGCCGGGCCTTCACCTATAACCTCGAGGCCAACCGCTGCTTCCTGAAATCGGGTTTCGATTTCGTGCAAACCTACGCGCTGGGGTGGTCCGGCCTCTACTTCAAGGCTGGCCCCGCGGCCCCTCCCCCAAACCTGACCGTAGGATGGGAACTCTTCACGACGAGCGCGTTCATCGGAGACAGCGCGGAGACATACGCGGCCTCGTATGAAGAATGCATGCAGCAATGCAGCTCGAACGGCCAGTGCGGCGGCTTCACATGGGCCAACGCGCGGCCGAACCGATGCTACCTGGTCTACAGCTCGAACCTCTATCCGGTGCGCAGAAAAGGCATGACCTCGGCGCGGAAAAATAGCCGGACGGTCCAGCCTGACTTCGTTCGCCCCGTCAGCCCAAGGAATTGA